The following proteins come from a genomic window of Lycium ferocissimum isolate CSIRO_LF1 chromosome 4, AGI_CSIRO_Lferr_CH_V1, whole genome shotgun sequence:
- the LOC132053449 gene encoding uncharacterized protein LOC132053449 isoform X4, translated as MTKTFMKFKILVHRNFQTAPYIRPPVSPTLYSANIYTNTKSESFVVDMERISHLVEKDMNANSRITRNLSRKGLLKKTNFNAVNEKDTSLMATSPRGASMPEKPMVVTAGTTDHSTLHTHNQNTTVAASNGAAATSGATAIDSKGVSRRFSFRRSASPSWTVDPRRILIFFATISSVGTIVLIYFTLSIQWRR; from the exons atgacaaaaacatTTATGAAGTTTAAAATCTTAGTCCACCGCAACTTCCAAACAGCTCCTTATATCAGGCCTCCTGTTTCTCCAACTCTTTATTCAGCAAATATA TACACAAACACAAAATCAGAGAGCTTTGTTGTGGATATGGAACGCATATCTCATCTTGTGGAGAAAGATATGAATGCAAATTCAAGAATTACT AGAAATCTTTCAAGGAAGGGTTTattgaaaaaaacaaatttcaacGCTGTCAATGAGAAAGACACAAGCCTAATGGCGACTTCACCAAGAG GGGCAAGCATGCCTGAAAAGCCCATGGTGGTAACAGCAGGAACAACTGATCACTccacactacacacacataATCAGAACACAACGGTGGCTGCCAGTAATGGTGCGGCGGCCACCAGTGGTGCTACCGCCATCGATAGCAAAGGTGTTTCCCGGAGATTCAGTTTCAGACGATCTGCTTCGCCTTCTTGGACCGTTGATCCCAGGAGGatacttattttctttgctACCAT ATCAAGTGTGGGAACAATAGTATTAATCTATTTCACACTATCCATCCAATGGAGAAGATAA
- the LOC132053448 gene encoding probable pyruvate, phosphate dikinase regulatory protein, chloroplastic, protein MICSSSLHMSNIPPASSLADSGSGTRTPASSETSYEPQPQPQVQRIKASPQLNRWSRARSIRSGRKLDRPVHELRTKSGSPVRSEEGIELPMRGSQSSSSEDEREVNGGKSIFIVSDGTGWTAEHAVNAALGQFDYCLVDRVCAVNTHLFSGIDDVDQLMEIIKQAAKEGAMVVYTLAEPSMAESAKQACQHWGVESSDILGPLTDAIGGHLGVSPSGLPRWSPEREKTPLSEEYFKRIEAIEFTIKQDDGALPRNLHMADIVLTGVSRTGKTPLSIYLAQKGYKVANVPIVMNLELPKTLFEINPEKVFALTINPVVLQSIRRARAKTLGFDGELKTNYCDMDYVKQDLEYAGKIFAQNPVWPVIEVTAKAIEETAVIVLRLYHDRKNRCSMPRISKRY, encoded by the exons atgatttgtTCCTCTAGCTTACACATGTCCAATATTCCTCCTGCATCATCTCTTGCTGACTCCGGTTCAGGCACCAGAACTCCGGCAAGCTCTGAAACTTCCTATGAACCTCAGCCACag ccACAGGTTCAAAGGATTAAAGCTAGCCCTCAGCTAAACCGGTGGTCCAGAGCTCGAAGCATCCGGTCAGGAAGAAAACTAGACCGGCCGGTTCATGAATTACGCACTAAGTCCGGTTCACCGGTTCGGAGTGAAGAGGGAATTGAGTTGCCTATGCGTGGAAGCCAGTCTAGTTCGTCTGAGGATGAGCGGGAGGTTAACGGAGGGAAGTCGATATTTATTGTGTCTGATGGAACTGGATGGACGGCGGAACATGCTGTTAATGCAGCGTTAGGACAGTTTGATTATTGCTTAGTTGATCGTGTTTGTGCTGTGAATACTCACTTGTTCTCTGGG ATTGATGACGTTGATCAATTAATGGAGATAATAAAGCAAGCAGCCAAAGAAGGGGCAATGGTTGTTTATACTTTAGCTGAGCCTTCCATGGCTGAATCTGCCAAACAAGCATGTCAACACTGGGGTGTAGAATCTAGCGATATACTGGGCCCACTTACAGACGCAATTGGTGGCCATCTAGGTGTTTCACCTTCCGGACTCCCTCGCTGGTCCCCGGAGAGGGAAAAAACTCCTCTCAGCGAGGAATACTTCAAAAGGATTGAAGCAATTGAATTTACCATAAAGCAAGACGATGGCGCCTTGCCGCGAAACCTACACATGGCTGATATAGTTCTAACCGGTGTTTCACGAACTGGGAAGACACCGCTGTCTATTTATCTAGCACAGAAAGGATATAAAGTAGCTAATGTGCCAATTGTCATGAATTTAGAGTTACCCAAGACTCTCTTTGAAATTAACCCGGAAAAGGTATTTGCTTTGACTATAAATCCTGTTGTTCTGCAATCCATCAGAAGAGCAAGAGCTAAGACTCTGGGTTTTGATGGAGAACTAAAGACCAACTATTGTGACATGGATTACGTGAAACAAGATTTGGAATACGCGGGGAAAATTTTTGCCCAAAACCCTGTCTGGCCAGTGATAG AAGTTACAGCTAAAGCTATTGAAGAAACAGCTGTTATTGTTCTGAGACTTTACCATGACAGAAAGAACAGGTGTTCAATGCCAAgaatttccaaacgctattaa
- the LOC132053449 gene encoding uncharacterized protein LOC132053449 isoform X3 yields the protein MTKTFMKFKILVHRNFQTAPYIRPPVSPTLYSANIYTNTKSESFVVDMERISHLVEKDMNANSRITLQRNLSRKGLLKKTNFNAVNEKDTSLMATSPRGASMPEKPMVVTAGTTDHSTLHTHNQNTTVAASNGAAATSGATAIDSKGVSRRFSFRRSASPSWTVDPRRILIFFATISSVGTIVLIYFTLSIQWRR from the exons atgacaaaaacatTTATGAAGTTTAAAATCTTAGTCCACCGCAACTTCCAAACAGCTCCTTATATCAGGCCTCCTGTTTCTCCAACTCTTTATTCAGCAAATATA TACACAAACACAAAATCAGAGAGCTTTGTTGTGGATATGGAACGCATATCTCATCTTGTGGAGAAAGATATGAATGCAAATTCAAGAATTACT TTGCAGAGAAATCTTTCAAGGAAGGGTTTattgaaaaaaacaaatttcaacGCTGTCAATGAGAAAGACACAAGCCTAATGGCGACTTCACCAAGAG GGGCAAGCATGCCTGAAAAGCCCATGGTGGTAACAGCAGGAACAACTGATCACTccacactacacacacataATCAGAACACAACGGTGGCTGCCAGTAATGGTGCGGCGGCCACCAGTGGTGCTACCGCCATCGATAGCAAAGGTGTTTCCCGGAGATTCAGTTTCAGACGATCTGCTTCGCCTTCTTGGACCGTTGATCCCAGGAGGatacttattttctttgctACCAT ATCAAGTGTGGGAACAATAGTATTAATCTATTTCACACTATCCATCCAATGGAGAAGATAA
- the LOC132053449 gene encoding uncharacterized protein LOC132053449 isoform X2: MTKTFMKFKILVHRNFQTAPYIRPPVSPTLYSANIYTNTKSESFVVDMERISHLVEKDMNANSRITRNLSRKGLLKKTNFNAVNEKDTSLMATSPRASLLGASMPEKPMVVTAGTTDHSTLHTHNQNTTVAASNGAAATSGATAIDSKGVSRRFSFRRSASPSWTVDPRRILIFFATISSVGTIVLIYFTLSIQWRR; the protein is encoded by the exons atgacaaaaacatTTATGAAGTTTAAAATCTTAGTCCACCGCAACTTCCAAACAGCTCCTTATATCAGGCCTCCTGTTTCTCCAACTCTTTATTCAGCAAATATA TACACAAACACAAAATCAGAGAGCTTTGTTGTGGATATGGAACGCATATCTCATCTTGTGGAGAAAGATATGAATGCAAATTCAAGAATTACT AGAAATCTTTCAAGGAAGGGTTTattgaaaaaaacaaatttcaacGCTGTCAATGAGAAAGACACAAGCCTAATGGCGACTTCACCAAGAG CTTCCTTGCTAGGGGCAAGCATGCCTGAAAAGCCCATGGTGGTAACAGCAGGAACAACTGATCACTccacactacacacacataATCAGAACACAACGGTGGCTGCCAGTAATGGTGCGGCGGCCACCAGTGGTGCTACCGCCATCGATAGCAAAGGTGTTTCCCGGAGATTCAGTTTCAGACGATCTGCTTCGCCTTCTTGGACCGTTGATCCCAGGAGGatacttattttctttgctACCAT ATCAAGTGTGGGAACAATAGTATTAATCTATTTCACACTATCCATCCAATGGAGAAGATAA
- the LOC132053449 gene encoding uncharacterized protein LOC132053449 isoform X1, with the protein MTKTFMKFKILVHRNFQTAPYIRPPVSPTLYSANIYTNTKSESFVVDMERISHLVEKDMNANSRITLQRNLSRKGLLKKTNFNAVNEKDTSLMATSPRASLLGASMPEKPMVVTAGTTDHSTLHTHNQNTTVAASNGAAATSGATAIDSKGVSRRFSFRRSASPSWTVDPRRILIFFATISSVGTIVLIYFTLSIQWRR; encoded by the exons atgacaaaaacatTTATGAAGTTTAAAATCTTAGTCCACCGCAACTTCCAAACAGCTCCTTATATCAGGCCTCCTGTTTCTCCAACTCTTTATTCAGCAAATATA TACACAAACACAAAATCAGAGAGCTTTGTTGTGGATATGGAACGCATATCTCATCTTGTGGAGAAAGATATGAATGCAAATTCAAGAATTACT TTGCAGAGAAATCTTTCAAGGAAGGGTTTattgaaaaaaacaaatttcaacGCTGTCAATGAGAAAGACACAAGCCTAATGGCGACTTCACCAAGAG CTTCCTTGCTAGGGGCAAGCATGCCTGAAAAGCCCATGGTGGTAACAGCAGGAACAACTGATCACTccacactacacacacataATCAGAACACAACGGTGGCTGCCAGTAATGGTGCGGCGGCCACCAGTGGTGCTACCGCCATCGATAGCAAAGGTGTTTCCCGGAGATTCAGTTTCAGACGATCTGCTTCGCCTTCTTGGACCGTTGATCCCAGGAGGatacttattttctttgctACCAT ATCAAGTGTGGGAACAATAGTATTAATCTATTTCACACTATCCATCCAATGGAGAAGATAA
- the LOC132053449 gene encoding uncharacterized protein LOC132053449 isoform X5 produces the protein MTKTFMKFKILVHRNFQTAPYIRPPVSPTLYSANIYTNTKSESFVVDMERISHLVEKDMNANSRITLQRNLSRKGLLKKTNFNAVNEKDTSLMATSPRASLLGASMPEKPMVVTAGTTDHSTLHTHNQNTTVAASNGAAATSGATAIDSKGVSRRFSFRRSASPSWTVDPRRILIFFATILNDVKKQRK, from the exons atgacaaaaacatTTATGAAGTTTAAAATCTTAGTCCACCGCAACTTCCAAACAGCTCCTTATATCAGGCCTCCTGTTTCTCCAACTCTTTATTCAGCAAATATA TACACAAACACAAAATCAGAGAGCTTTGTTGTGGATATGGAACGCATATCTCATCTTGTGGAGAAAGATATGAATGCAAATTCAAGAATTACT TTGCAGAGAAATCTTTCAAGGAAGGGTTTattgaaaaaaacaaatttcaacGCTGTCAATGAGAAAGACACAAGCCTAATGGCGACTTCACCAAGAG CTTCCTTGCTAGGGGCAAGCATGCCTGAAAAGCCCATGGTGGTAACAGCAGGAACAACTGATCACTccacactacacacacataATCAGAACACAACGGTGGCTGCCAGTAATGGTGCGGCGGCCACCAGTGGTGCTACCGCCATCGATAGCAAAGGTGTTTCCCGGAGATTCAGTTTCAGACGATCTGCTTCGCCTTCTTGGACCGTTGATCCCAGGAGGatacttattttctttgctACCAT CCTTAATGATGTCAAAAAACAACGCAAATAA